One segment of bacterium DNA contains the following:
- a CDS encoding DUF262 domain-containing protein gives MSSVTTFDSTKESLLDILRSIQKGKTQLPDFQRGWIWDDEHIRSLLVSISLSYPIGAVMMLQSGNPDIRLKPRLVEGVTIASPPEPERLILDGQQRLTSLFQSLLFGQAVTTKDVRGKQIKCWYYVDIEKALSPNGDRDEAIRALPEDRIIRNFRGEVINDYSLPEKEYESGLFPFAQIFDCSDWRREYNKFWGHDSEKSKQFDIFEVEIIDRFKQYQVPLIILRKETPKEAVCQVFEKVNTGGVSLTVFELLTATYASDNFLLREDWDKHEKRLKKHNVLENIQSDDFLQSITLLATRARRNQSIDTGTLPENAPGISCKRKDILRLSLTDYQYWVDVVAEGFERAARFLQAQNIFSARDLPYRTQVIPLASILAVLDDWENIGVKTKIARWYWCGVLGELYGGAIETRFAKDVPEMLDWIDNKRTEPSTILDANFVPTRLLTLRTRNSAAYKGIYILLMRDGCQDFRTGDSISLQLYFDDRIDIHHIFPQDWCKQNGIDAQHCDSIVNKTPLSAKTNRIISSNAPSDYLRRIQRHTGIDANKLEEILKSHLIQPETMYSDNFGDFFKARESALLGRIEQAMGKSIPREVSVSDDNTTEDFEDEDIKDEQMG, from the coding sequence ATGAGTTCAGTTACGACTTTTGACAGCACTAAAGAATCATTACTTGATATATTACGAAGTATCCAGAAGGGGAAAACACAACTCCCTGATTTTCAGCGTGGCTGGATTTGGGATGACGAACACATCCGTAGTCTGCTTGTAAGTATCTCCCTTTCTTATCCAATTGGTGCAGTGATGATGCTTCAATCTGGCAATCCAGACATTCGGCTCAAGCCTCGCCTTGTTGAAGGAGTTACTATTGCCTCCCCTCCAGAACCTGAACGTCTTATCCTTGATGGTCAACAGCGACTTACTTCACTGTTTCAATCTCTTCTTTTTGGTCAAGCTGTTACCACAAAGGATGTTCGTGGTAAGCAGATTAAATGCTGGTACTATGTGGATATTGAAAAGGCATTGAGTCCAAATGGTGATCGGGATGAAGCAATCCGAGCTTTACCTGAAGACCGCATTATTCGAAATTTCCGTGGAGAGGTAATTAATGATTATTCCTTACCAGAGAAGGAATATGAATCAGGACTATTTCCATTTGCACAGATATTTGATTGTTCAGACTGGCGGAGAGAATACAACAAGTTTTGGGGACACGATTCTGAAAAGAGTAAACAGTTTGATATATTTGAGGTTGAGATTATTGACCGTTTCAAACAGTATCAGGTTCCATTGATAATACTGCGAAAGGAGACACCCAAAGAAGCCGTTTGTCAGGTTTTTGAAAAGGTAAATACAGGAGGAGTATCTTTAACGGTCTTTGAATTACTTACAGCTACCTACGCATCTGATAACTTCTTACTTCGGGAGGACTGGGATAAACATGAAAAACGGTTGAAAAAGCATAATGTTTTGGAGAACATCCAAAGTGATGATTTTCTGCAATCTATTACGTTGCTTGCCACACGAGCACGCCGTAATCAGAGTATTGATACAGGTACCTTACCCGAGAACGCACCTGGTATCAGTTGTAAGCGTAAAGACATACTTCGACTTTCACTTACTGATTATCAATATTGGGTTGATGTGGTAGCTGAAGGTTTTGAGCGTGCTGCACGATTTCTTCAAGCACAGAACATTTTTAGTGCCAGAGACTTACCATATCGCACACAAGTAATACCACTTGCCTCAATCCTTGCAGTGCTTGATGACTGGGAAAACATTGGGGTAAAGACAAAAATAGCTCGTTGGTACTGGTGTGGTGTTTTGGGTGAGTTATATGGTGGTGCAATCGAAACACGATTTGCCAAAGATGTACCGGAAATGTTAGATTGGATTGACAATAAAAGAACGGAACCATCAACAATTTTAGATGCCAACTTTGTACCAACACGATTGTTGACATTGCGAACTCGTAATAGCGCTGCATACAAAGGGATTTACATTCTTCTCATGCGAGATGGTTGTCAAGATTTCCGCACGGGTGATTCAATCAGCTTACAGCTTTATTTTGATGATCGAATTGACATACATCATATTTTTCCGCAAGACTGGTGCAAACAAAATGGGATCGATGCTCAACATTGCGACAGCATTGTAAACAAAACCCCATTGTCTGCCAAAACTAACCGTATTATCAGTAGTAACGCTCCAAGTGACTATTTGAGGCGTATCCAGCGTCATACTGGTATTGATGCCAATAAACTCGAAGAGATACTTAAATCTCATTTAATTCAACCTGAAACAATGTATTCTGATAATTTCGGTGATTTCTTTAAAGCACGCGAATCCGCTTTGCTTGGTCGTATTGAACAGGCAATGGGCAAATCGATTCCCCGTGAAGTATCTGTATCAGACGATAACACCACTGAAGACTTTGAAGATGAAGATATCAAGGATGAACAGATGGGCTAA
- a CDS encoding transposase encodes MHRTTPMRWTQKVSEKNPILVLNRKIGCHLSGVLCLDEVHYRVNGKKVCGLAAIDPNGNWLVHFKQVKRRDKDTIRKFLQEIKETYLGEDILFFVTDGYKGYIEPMMELFPRAKHQLCKFHVMRDINKEIRQYVEEKRRKQRSRLPKPQKK; translated from the coding sequence ATGCATCGGACAACCCCGATGAGATGGACTCAAAAGGTATCCGAAAAGAATCCAATTTTGGTTCTTAATAGGAAAATAGGTTGCCACCTATCTGGTGTTCTCTGTCTTGATGAGGTGCACTATCGAGTTAATGGTAAGAAAGTATGTGGATTAGCGGCTATTGATCCTAATGGGAATTGGTTGGTTCATTTCAAGCAAGTCAAGAGACGGGATAAAGATACAATTAGAAAATTTCTCCAAGAGATCAAGGAGACCTATCTTGGAGAAGATATACTATTTTTTGTAACGGATGGATATAAAGGTTATATAGAACCTATGATGGAACTATTCCCAAGAGCTAAGCATCAGTTATGTAAGTTCCATGTAATGAGAGATATAAACAAAGAGATTAGGCAATATGTGGAAGAGAAAAGAAGAAAGCAGAGAAGCAGATTACCCAAGCCACAAAAGAAATAA